The stretch of DNA TCCACCGATTCCTTCTAGTCGAGCCTCTCGGTCTGTCATTATTCCTCGAGAAGTAGAAAAAATTACAATCCCCATCCCACCTAAAATTCGAGGAATTCGTTGAGAGTTAGCATAAATTCGTAGACCGGGTCGACTGATCCgttttaaattaaaaatatttctATGGGGCCCTTTCCTGTTCCTTCTATGTCGCAGCgttaaaaccaaaaaatattTGTTGTTTTCTCGATGTTTTCTCGCATTTTCGATAAAACCTTCTCGTAAAAGTATTTTAACGATATTTTCGGTAATATTAGTAGATGTTATTCGAACCACTCTTTTTTTATCCATATCAGCATTTCGTATAGAGGTTATTATCTCAGCAACAGTGTCCCTACCCATGATTAACTATAATTGTTAGTGACTCAAAATTTGATATAATCaacatgcttttctttttttttacttaatttgtttgtttatgagtaattaataaaggtatatacGTGAGATACAATCTATTTCTTAATCTATTTCTTTCAAATACCCCGCTTTAAACATATCACGATCTTATAATACCTCGGGAGCTAATGAGACTATTTTAGTAAAATTTAATTGTCTCAACTCCCGGGCGATCGCGCCAAAAATTCGAGTTCCTTTTGGATTTCCTTCTTGGTCAATAACAACTGCAGCGTTGTCATCATATCGTATTATCATACCATTGTCACGTTTGAGTTCTTTACAGGTACGCACAATTACAGCTCTGACGACTTCTGACCTTTCTAGGGGCATATTTGGTACTGCTTCTTTGATCACAGCAACAATAACATCACCAATATGAGCATATCGACGATTGCTAGCTCCTATGATTCGAATACACATCAATTCTCGAGCCCCGCTGTTATCTGCTACATTTAAATGGGTTTGAGGTTGAATCATATCATTTTGAAATCTGTTCTTTCAATGCAAAGGacgaagaaaaaaagaaatattctttgtctaaaataaaaaaattgcaattttccaAGACTCATTTCTATTGGTTCTACTTTATTTATCCTTTATCTCGAAATAATGAATTGAGTCCGTATAGGCATTTTGGATGCTGCTATTGAAATAGCCCTTCTAGCTATATGTTCTGTTACTCCACCCATTTCATAAAGTATTCGACCCGGTTTAACAACAGCTACCCAATATTCGGGGGATCCTTTCCCCGAACCCATACGTGTCTCGGCAGGTCTCGCTGTAATCGGTTTGTCTGGAAATATACGTACCCATATTTTTCCACCACGGCGTACATTTCGTGTCATTGCTCGTCGACCTGCTTCTATCTGTCTAGATGTGATCCAAGCGGGTTCAAGTGCCTGAAGAGCAAATTTACCGAAACATATACGATTCCCTCGATAAGATATTCCTTTCATTCTTCCTCTATGTTGTTTACGGAATCTGGTTCTTTTGGGGTTATAGTTGATGGTTCTTTCTGAATTACATCTCTACTACAGAACCAGACGTGAGAATTTCTTCTCATCTGGCTCCTCGCGAATTTGAATAAAAggattcaaaaataaaaaatttgaatttgaggtaagatacaattttcattaattaataaaatagacatgtatttttaaatttaatatattgaATCGTGGGATTCTTTGAGATTTCATCTAATATATAAGTAATTTGTGTATCTTGTTTTAGTAGatttttgattttagaaatcatattgttatttttttataaattgttttttttttttatcgttcAAATTTAggaatttaaaaaagaaagttttcGCGGGCGAATATTTACTCTTCCATTTCAATTTTAGGATTATCTCGTTACTTCTCAGAATAGATGAATTGGTCTCCGGTTTGTTCCGCCATCCCGACCGGCGAATCATTAAGATTCATTTTAATAAAATCTTTTGGATTCACAGTTTCCATCGTTCCCATCACTTCTTACTTTAATGTTTAGGTCCAAATTTTACAACGGAGCTTAGTAATGAAATTTGTTCTTGAGTCAATTTTCTCAGTCTTTATTGTCTCGAagctctttattttttttttgttttattctatAATGTTCTACTATAAAATGTTTTATAAGAAGAGTCATTTAATTATGGATGAATCAGTATTGATGCTTTATTACACTGCCTTTTATGAGATCACTCATAGACCTTACATATTGGAATTCTATATCATAgatattttttctctttctctcatCCTTCCATTTATCCACAGCTTTCTTCTCTATTTTGCTTTCCAACTTaaaatcatatttatttttgcaagaacataaaaaaatttcagttGCTGCAAGGATGTGATATATCGGTCACATCTTGACTGGTTCTTTAGCTTTAGATCGAGATAATGCGAAGTGATGGGTTGGTTATTAGGGGGCCAATTTTTTGAATTCTAACCCTAAAAAAATCAACGAGTCACACACTAAGCATAGCAATTTTCTCAAATGATTAATCGAATTTTTATTCAACCTTATAGAATTAAAACTagttttgagaaaaagaatgaagagGTTTAGCTTTCTAAATTAGATAGAAGGAAAAGTCAAAGTTTATTTATTATTCCTCGTCTATAAATATCCAAATTTTTATGCCTAATACACCATAGATAGTTCGAACTGTATAGGAACAATAATCAATTTTAGCTCGAATGGTTTGTAGAGGAACCCTACCCCTTCTAATCCATTCGACGCGTGCAATTTCTTTTCCGTCGATACGACCTGCAATTTGGACTTGAATTCCCTTTGTATTTGCTTGTTCAGTTAATTCAATAGCCTTTTTCATTGCTTTTCGAAATGAAACTCTATTCTTTAATTGCCCAGCTATATATTCTGCAAGAATATTAGGGTTTCCATAAGGTTTTGCAATTTTTGTGATAGCAATGTTAAATTTTCTGTTCACagaattacattttttttgtagaTTCGTCTGTAATTCTTCGATTCCTCGTGGTTGATTTTCTAGTAATGGTTTTGGGAATCCCATAAAAATTATTACTTGGATCAAATCGATTCTTTTTTGAATCTCTATACGTGCAATTCCCTCTACCCCAGAGGATATTTTCGTATTCTTTTGAACATAATTTTTAATACAATTTCTTATTTGTTGATCTTCTTGTAGACCCTCAGAATAATTTTTTGCTTGTGTAAACCAAAGAGAATGATGACCTTGGGTTGTACCAAGTCTAAAACCAAGTGGATTTATTTTTTGTCCCATACTCCTCCACTACTATACATATCATGATATACCATAGCTGTATGTTTATTTTTCCATCTAGGTTTTTTTAGTGAATTTATCTTTACGTATTCATCatctaaagatatatctttcattacaatagttatatGGCAGGTAGGTCTTTTTATCGGATAACTACGCCCCCGAGCCCGGGGTTTAAATTTCTTTATGGTAGTACCCTCATTGACTTCAGCTTTACTAATGAGTAAGTTGGCGTCGTTGGAACTCATATTGTAACTAGCATTTGCTGCTGCAGAATAAACTAAtttaaaaatgggataacaTGCTCGATAGGGCATGAGCTCTAGTATTATAAGTGTTTCTTCGTAGGAACGTCCACGAATTTGATCAATGACTCTTCGTGCTTTGTCAGCAGACATAGATATATGTTGACCTAAAGCATATACttctgttttcttcttttttagcATAAAGTTGCCTcctattatttattatattaaaTTAATAGTAATGAATTCTCATAAGcatcattttatatttaatattaaCGACGAGATCTATTATCGCTTTTTGCATGTCCTCGGAAATTTAAAGTAGGTGCAAATTCTCCCAATTTGTGGCCTACCATACGATCTGTTATATAAATAGGCAGATGTTCTTTACCATTATGGATACCAATGGTATGTCCTATCATTGTGGGTATAATGGTAGATGCCCGGGACCAGGTtactattatttctttttctgcttttgtattaagtttatcaattttttttaataaatgatTGGCCacaaaaggatttttttttagtGAACGTGTCACAGCttactcctattttttttttgtaaagacGAAGAAAAAAACTCTAATTTTTCTCCTATTTACTACGGCGACGAAGAATCAAATTATCACTatatttattcctttttctACTTCTTCTTCCAAGTGCAGGATAACCCCAAGGGGTTGTGGGTTTTTTTCTACCAATTGGAGCTCTCCCTTCCCCACCTCCATGGGGATGGTCTACAGGGTTCATAACTACTCCTCTTACTACAGGACGCTTACCTAGCCAACGCTTAGATCCGGCTCTACCCAAACTTTTCTGATTCACCCCAACATTCCCTACTTGTCCGACTGTTGCTGAGCAGTTTTTGGATATCAAACGGACCTCCCCAGAAGGTAATTTTAATGTGGCCGATTTACCCTCTTTTGCAATCAGTTTCGCTACAGCACCCGCTGCTCTAGCTAATTGTCCACCCTTTCCAAGTGTGATTTCTATGTTATGTATGGCCGTGCCTAAGGGCATATCGGTTGAAGTAGATTCTTCTTTTTGATCAATCAAAACCCCTTCCCAAACTGTACAAGCTTCTTACAAAGCATACGGCTTTCTGGATGTAGATGATGATATCTATACAGATGGATCTTATATCGTACAATGAAGTACCCCATGGGTGGATATATGAATCCAAATCTGCCGAATGACTCATGTTATGATCTTCTACATCCTAGGTCTTCCCGTTCCGTCATCTGGCTTATGTTCTTCATGTAGCATTCAGACCGAATGACTCTATGAAATTACGTCGATACTTCCACATATTATGGGTAACGTAGGAGACATCTCTATTTTTCCCCCGGGGAATCTTTAGAATTCCCACTGCTTAGCTTTCAATTCGCCTCTGACCATCGAATGAAATGTGAATACCCCGTCCTCCTCTCTTTGAAAGAAGGGGCGCTTCCGGTTCTGTCGGTGCTTGAAACAATTTTGTCTTCTCCATATTACTATATCTCTAGAGTCAATAATTTTATATGAGGAACTACTGAACTCAATCACTTGCTGCCGTTACTCTTCAGTTTTCTGTTGAGGTCTATCCTGTAGAGGTACTCAAATTGGATCAGTGATCGATTTCTAGGTTTCGTCGTAAACCTAATTGGTTACTTCCAATTACGTAAATCAATAGTTCAAACCGCACTCAAAGGTAGGGCATTTCCCATTTTTATAGGAACTTCTGTACCAGAAACAATGGTATCTCCAATTAGAGCCCCTCTGGGATGTAAAATATATCTCTTCTCACCATCCCCATAGTGTATGAGACAAATGTATGCATTTCGATTAGGGTCGTATTCTATGGTTACGATTCTACCATATATGTCTTTTTCAGTCCGTCGAAAATCGATTTTACGGTATAGACGCTTATGACCTCCCCCTCTATGCCCTGCGGTAATGATTCCTCTGGCATTACGACCTTTACCACAACGATGCTGTCCATAGATCAAATTGTTTCGTGGATTGGATTTCACTTGACTGTCTACAGTTCCATTGCGTGTGCTCGGGGTAGAAGTTTTGTATAAATGTATCGCCATGCTATTAAGTATTTTGATTTaagttcttttctttctaagaGGTGGAATAGAATAACCCGGTTGAAGCGTAATGATCATACGTCTGTAATGCATTGTATGTCCCATAATAGGTCCCATTCTTCTACCCTTTCCCGGAAGTCGATGACTATTCATAGCTATTACCTTGACACCAAAGAAGAGTTCGACCCAATGCTTTATTTCTGTCCTAGTTGATCCCGATTCGACATTAAAAGTATATTGATTTTTCCCCAATAACCGAATACTTTTGTCTGTAAATACTGCATATTTGATTCCATCCATAAATCTATTTTCTTCCCTATGAGTTCTAGTCTCAATAAGAATGCTAGTTCTTACTGTTCATATATTATGATATGAATATACCACACCAATTCGTTATGTATGGATGATGAGATTCCATTGATACAGAGCCAATTCCAATAGACTTATTGGAGGGTCCCATTGGCGTGCATCCAGTAGGAATTGAACCTACGAATTCGCCAATTATGAGTTGGGCGCTTTAACCATTCAGCCATGGATGCTTAGCGGGGATCCTCGTACATGGTGAATAACCAAATTCCAATTGAAATGAAATCTTTAGGATAAATCAATGCAATTTAGGAGGAATCAATGAAAGGACATCAATTCAAATCCTGGATTTTCGAATTGAGAGAGATATTGAGAGAGATCAAGAATTCTCACTATTTCTTAGATTCATGGACCCAATTCAATTCAGTGGGATCTTTCATTCACATTTTTTTCCACCAAGAACGTTTTATAAAACTCTTTGACCCCCGAATTTGGAGTATCCTACTTTCACGCAATTCACAGGGTTCAATAAGCAATCGATATTTCACGATCAAGGGTGTAATACTCTTTGTAGTAGTGGTCCTTATATATCGTATTAACAATCGAAATATGGTCGAAAGCAAAAATCTCTATTTGATAGGACTTCTTCCTATACCTATGAATTCCATTGGACCCAAAAATGATACATTGGAAGAATCCGTTGGGTCTTCCAATATCAATAGGTTGATTGTTTCGCTCCTCTCTCttccaaaaggaaaaaagatcTCTGAGAGTTGTTTCCTGAATCCGAAAGAGAGTACTTGGGTTCTCCCAATAACTAAAAAGTGTAGCATCCCTGAATCTAACTGGGGTTCGCGATGGTGGAGGAAATGGATCGGAAAAGGGGGGGATTCTAGTTGTAAGATATCTAATGAAACCGCCGCTGGAATTGAGATCTTATTCAAAGAGAAAGATCTCAAATATCTGGAGTTTCTTTTTGTATATTATATGGATGATCCGACCCGCAAGGACCGTGATTGGGAATTGTTTGATCGTCTTTCTCTGAGGAAGAGGCGAAATACAATCAACTTGAATTCGGGACCGCTATTCGAAATCTTAGTGAAACACTGGATTTCTTATCTCATGTCTGCTTTTCGTGAAAAAATACCAATTGAAGCGGAGGGTTTCTTCAAACAACAAGGGGCTGGGTCAACTATTCAATCAAATGATATTGAGCATGTTTCCCATCTCTTCTCGAGAAACAAGTGGGCTATTTCTTTGCAAAATTGTGCTCAATTTCATATGTGGCAATTCCGCCAAGATCTCTTCATTAGTTGGGGGAAGGAATCGGATTTTTTGAGGAACGTATCGAGAGAGAATTTGATTTGGTTAGACAATGTATGGTTGGTAAACAAGGATCGGTTTTTTAGCAAGGTACGGAATGTATCGTCAAATATTCAATATGATTCCACAAGATCTAGTTTCGTTCAAGTAACGGATTCTAGCCAACTGAAAGGATCTTCTGATCAATCCAGAGATCATTTGGATTCCATTAGTAATGAGGATTCGGAATATCACACATTGATTAATCAAAGAGAGATTCAACAACTAAAAGAAAGATCGATTCTTTTGGATCCTTCCTTTCTTCAAACGGAACGAACAGAGATAGAATCAGACCGATTCCCGAAATGCCTTTCTGGCTATTCCTCAATGTCCCGGCTATTCACGGAACGTGAGAAGCAGATGATTAATCATCTGCTTCCGGAAGAAATCGAAGAATTTCTTGGGAATCCTACAAGATCCGTTCGTTCTTTTTTCTCTGATAGATGGTCAGAACTTCATCTGGGTTTGAATCCTACTGAGAGGTCCACTAGAGATCAAAAATTGTTGAAGAAACAACAAGATCTTTCTTTTGTCCCTTCCAGGCGATCGGAAAATAAAGAAATGGTTAATATATTCAAGATAATTACGTATTTACAAAATACCGTCTCAATTCATCCTATTTCATCAGATCCGGGATGTGATATGGTTCCGAAGGATGAACCGGATATGGACAGTTCAAATAAGATTTCATTCTTGaacaaaaatccattttttgatttatttcatCTATTCCACGCCCGGAATAGGGGAGGATACACCTTACACCACGATTTTGAATTAGAAGAGAGATTTCAAGAAATGGCGGATCTATTCACTCTATCAATAACCGAGCCGGATCTGGTGTATCATAAGGGATTTGCCTTTTCTATTGATTCCTACGGATTGGATCAAAAACAATTCTTGAATGAGGTATTCAACTCCAGGGATGAATCGAAAAAGAAATCTTTATTGGTTCTACCTCTTATTTTTTATGAAGAGAATGAATCTTTTTCTCGAAGGATCAGAAAAAAATGGGTCCGGATCTCCTGCGGGAATGATTTGGAAGATCCACAACCAAAAATAGTGATATTTGCTAGCAACAACATAATGGGGGCAGTCAATCAATATAGATTGATCCGAAATCTGATTCAAATACAATCTAGTACCTATGGGTACATAAGAAATGTATTGAATCGATTCTTTTTAATGAATCGATCTGATCGCAACTTCGAATATGGAATTCAAATTCAAAGGGATCAAATAGGAAAGGATACTCTGAATCATAGAACTATAATGAAATATACGATTAACCAACATTTATCGAATTTGAAAAAGAGTCAGAAGAAATGGCTCGATCCTCTTATTTTAATTTCTCGAACCGAGAGATCCATGAATCGGGATCCTGATGCATATAGATACAAAGGGTCCAATGGGAGCAAGAATTTCCAGGAACATTTGGAACATTTCGTTTCTGAGCAGAAGAGCCATTTTCAAGTAATGTTTGATCGATTACGTATTAATCAATATTCGATTGATTGGTCTGAGGTTATCGACAAAAAAGATTTGTCTAAGCCACTGCGTTTCTTTTTGTCCAAGTCACTTCTTTTTTTGTCCaagttgcttttctttttgtctAACTCACTTCCTTTTTTCTGTGTGAGTTTCGGGAATATCCCCATTCATAGGTCCGAGATCTACATCTATGAATTCAAAGGTCCGGATGATCAACTCTGCAGTCAGTTGTTAGAATCAATAGGTCTTCAA from Coffea eugenioides isolate CCC68of unplaced genomic scaffold, Ceug_1.0 ScVebR1_454;HRSCAF=1135, whole genome shotgun sequence encodes:
- the LOC113758291 gene encoding uncharacterized protein LOC113758291, producing MCIRIIGASNRRYAHIGDVIVAVIKEAVPNMPLERSEVVRAVIVRTCKELKRDNGMIIRYDDNAAVVIDQEGNPKGTRIFGAIARELRQLNFTKIVSLAPELIMGRDTVAEIITSIRNADMDKKRVVRITSTNITENIVKILLREDVRGRVVSWSSAGTCGFRGTRRGTPFAAQTAAANAIRTVVDQGQADTIGIAMRRALLGEIEGTCITRVKSEKVAHEYSTIAGIQESGSWICNCSRYRLTALCRNR